A DNA window from Bradyrhizobium sp. CCBAU 53421 contains the following coding sequences:
- a CDS encoding GTP-binding protein encodes MPVPILLVAGFLGAGKTTVVNHLLAHAQGRRIAAVVNDFGAINIDAELIAGAGDGVVSLSNGCICCTLEGDLLRTLANLLRRDPRPELIVIETSGIADPADIVRNLMDPVIWQEAPLETVLCVVDATQPAAMLNDALLRSQLRAADVVALSKVDLADAAACAANRAAVRAVRPAAVIVDALHGEVPAELVFPADLDHVPTPRETAPRRPVSDRFETLSWASERRVLLSRLQQAIGKLAPRLARAKGLFETVEQPGRLTVFQLAGGRATLAAGGVPAAGVPRTRIVFIAEMGALSRAEIDEVMQGCVE; translated from the coding sequence GTGCCGGTCCCGATCCTGCTGGTCGCGGGTTTTCTCGGGGCGGGCAAGACCACGGTCGTGAACCATCTGCTGGCGCATGCGCAGGGACGGCGCATCGCGGCGGTGGTCAATGATTTCGGCGCGATCAATATCGACGCGGAGCTGATCGCAGGCGCCGGCGACGGCGTGGTCAGCCTGAGCAATGGTTGCATCTGCTGCACGCTCGAGGGCGATCTGCTGCGTACGCTCGCCAATTTGTTGCGGCGTGATCCGCGCCCCGAGTTGATCGTGATCGAGACCAGCGGGATCGCCGATCCCGCCGACATCGTGCGCAATTTGATGGATCCCGTGATCTGGCAGGAGGCGCCGCTGGAGACCGTGCTGTGCGTGGTCGACGCGACGCAGCCTGCGGCGATGCTGAACGACGCGCTGCTGCGCTCGCAGTTGCGGGCGGCCGACGTGGTCGCGCTGAGCAAGGTTGATCTCGCCGATGCGGCCGCCTGCGCCGCGAACCGCGCTGCCGTGCGCGCGGTGCGGCCGGCGGCGGTGATCGTCGATGCGCTGCATGGCGAGGTCCCGGCCGAGCTGGTGTTTCCGGCCGATCTCGATCATGTGCCGACGCCGCGCGAGACCGCGCCGCGACGGCCGGTATCCGACCGGTTCGAGACGCTGAGCTGGGCCTCGGAGCGGCGGGTCTTGCTGTCGCGCCTGCAGCAGGCGATCGGCAAACTGGCGCCGAGGCTGGCACGCGCGAAAGGATTGTTCGAGACGGTGGAGCAACCCGGACGGCTGACGGTATTCCAACTCGCCGGCGGGCGCGCGACGTTGGCCGCGGGCGGCGTGCCGGCAGCGGGCGTGCCACGCACGCGAATCGTGTTCATTGCGGAGATGGGGGCGCTCTCGCGTGCCGAGATCGATGAGGTGATGCAGGGCTGCGTCGAGTGA
- a CDS encoding TonB-dependent siderophore receptor has product MSPSSPAARKWRLGLVCSLSSLLLPAEGSAQTSPPTALDPIEVAPSTSARPKPAARSQNPASSRPRARPATPAATASPPRAAASGAWGSASPTLNATTQGGTGSRLNLTPLQTPASVEIITAQTIAERGQHNVLDAVTQNAAGFIATPAPGNGGVSFSTRGFAGSNSVMTLYDGTRFYIGSGTLTFPYDTWSTQRIEVLRGPASVLYGEGAIGGVINVIPKKPLTTPYNEAEVSLDSNMTRRLSVDSTGPINPNVSYRINATGNVSDGWVDRDKTSNAVISAAVRVQASENLAFTLSEDYGDRSPSRYFGTPLVGGSIQDALRFKNYNASDSAIRYQDSWTQFKTEWDVADGVKINNTLYYLTSERHWRDIENYTWNSKTQLIDRSSYIEIFHDQKQLGNRMDATFSGHVLGLANQFVAGFDVNRIDFTHTNNSPYGGASSVNPYVFDPGSFFATTTATTPGFNASVNQYALFAEDRISLTDQLSLVTGVRYDRPEVDRTDYKTPANSFETTLSGTSWRTGLVYEPIKNLAFYGQYAVGVDPVSNLISLPVSQKTFQLATGKQTEIGVKQSFWGGRGEWTLAAYEIVKTGLTIPDPSNPTAGLALQIGQQSSRGVEGSVGLALNDGWRVDANLALLRARYDNNSQVVGGKIVSYNGNVPVNVPQQVANVWLTWDFAPNWSVYGGVQMVGAMYSDLANTQLRPGYNVVNGGIKWKPDDRTTVAFRVYNLFDKLYAVTSNGTGQWLLGMPRTAELSVNVKF; this is encoded by the coding sequence ATGTCTCCGTCCTCTCCCGCTGCGCGCAAATGGCGCCTCGGTCTCGTTTGTTCCCTGTCATCGCTGCTGCTGCCCGCCGAAGGCTCGGCACAAACATCTCCACCCACCGCGCTCGATCCGATCGAGGTGGCGCCCTCGACATCCGCAAGGCCCAAGCCTGCGGCGCGAAGCCAAAACCCGGCGTCGTCGCGGCCACGCGCCAGACCTGCGACGCCAGCGGCTACCGCTAGCCCGCCGCGCGCCGCGGCGTCGGGCGCATGGGGGTCGGCATCGCCGACGCTCAACGCCACCACGCAGGGCGGCACCGGCAGCCGCCTCAATCTGACGCCGCTGCAAACGCCGGCCAGCGTCGAGATCATCACGGCGCAGACCATCGCCGAACGCGGCCAGCATAATGTGCTCGATGCCGTCACCCAGAACGCGGCCGGGTTCATCGCAACGCCGGCACCGGGCAATGGCGGCGTGTCGTTCAGCACCCGCGGCTTTGCCGGCAGCAATTCGGTGATGACGCTGTATGACGGCACGCGCTTCTATATCGGCTCCGGCACCCTGACGTTTCCCTACGACACCTGGTCCACGCAGCGCATCGAGGTGCTGCGCGGCCCGGCCTCGGTGCTGTACGGCGAAGGCGCGATCGGCGGCGTCATCAACGTGATCCCGAAAAAACCGCTCACCACGCCCTATAACGAGGCCGAGGTCTCGCTCGACAGCAACATGACGCGGCGGTTGTCGGTCGACAGCACCGGTCCCATCAATCCCAATGTGTCCTATCGCATCAACGCCACCGGCAACGTGTCGGACGGCTGGGTCGATCGCGACAAGACCTCGAATGCGGTGATCTCCGCCGCGGTGCGGGTGCAGGCGTCCGAAAATCTCGCCTTCACGCTGTCAGAGGATTATGGCGACCGCAGCCCGTCGCGCTATTTCGGCACGCCGCTGGTTGGCGGCTCGATCCAGGACGCGCTGCGCTTCAAGAACTACAATGCATCAGACAGCGCGATCCGTTATCAGGACAGCTGGACCCAGTTCAAGACCGAGTGGGACGTCGCCGACGGCGTCAAGATCAACAACACGCTGTACTATCTGACCAGCGAGCGGCACTGGCGCGACATCGAAAACTACACCTGGAATTCGAAGACCCAGCTGATCGACCGCTCGAGCTATATCGAGATCTTCCACGACCAGAAGCAGCTCGGCAACCGCATGGATGCGACCTTCAGCGGCCACGTCCTCGGACTAGCCAACCAGTTCGTTGCCGGGTTCGACGTCAACCGGATCGACTTCACCCACACCAACAACTCGCCCTATGGCGGCGCGTCGTCGGTCAATCCTTACGTGTTCGATCCCGGATCGTTCTTCGCGACGACCACGGCGACGACGCCGGGCTTCAACGCGTCCGTCAATCAATACGCGCTGTTTGCCGAAGACCGGATATCGCTGACCGATCAATTGTCGCTCGTCACCGGCGTCAGATATGATCGCCCGGAGGTCGATCGCACCGATTACAAGACGCCGGCGAACAGTTTTGAAACCACGCTGTCGGGGACCAGCTGGCGTACCGGCCTCGTCTATGAGCCGATCAAGAACCTTGCGTTCTATGGCCAGTACGCGGTCGGCGTCGATCCGGTCAGCAACCTGATCTCGCTGCCCGTCTCGCAGAAAACCTTCCAGCTCGCCACCGGCAAGCAGACCGAGATCGGGGTCAAGCAGTCGTTCTGGGGCGGGCGCGGCGAGTGGACGCTGGCTGCTTACGAGATCGTCAAGACCGGCCTGACGATTCCAGATCCGAGCAATCCCACCGCCGGCCTGGCGCTGCAGATCGGCCAGCAATCCTCCCGCGGCGTCGAAGGATCGGTCGGGCTCGCACTGAATGATGGCTGGCGCGTCGACGCCAATCTTGCGCTGCTGCGCGCGAGGTACGACAACAACAGCCAGGTGGTCGGCGGCAAGATCGTCAGCTACAACGGCAATGTCCCGGTGAACGTGCCGCAGCAGGTCGCGAACGTCTGGCTGACCTGGGACTTCGCGCCCAACTGGTCGGTCTATGGCGGCGTGCAAATGGTCGGTGCGATGTACTCCGATCTCGCCAACACCCAGTTGCGGCCAGGCTACAATGTGGTCAATGGCGGCATCAAATGGAAGCCCGATGACCGCACCACGGTCGCGTTCCGCGTCTACAATCTGTTCGACAAGCTCTACGCGGTAACCTCGAACGGCACGGGGCAGTGGCTGCTCGGCATGCCGCGCACCGCCGAACTGTCCGTCAACGTGAAGTTCTGA
- a CDS encoding FecR family protein, which yields MTRSDEPSEELTAIESEALARVQRLGSGQATRRDIEDTRHWGSRSSAHSEALAQASLLWDQLGPAGANLLKRRGDSVLADVRRQPRMTRRAMLGGALATSAAAYLVVSPPLQLWPSLQDVMADYRTAAGEQRKLTIDGGIKMTLNTGTSVNVQPGDANLDRIEILTGEAVIAASSASREVRVVAGDGEMRARQAQFNVRHEQRSTCVTCLDGEVQVTRHGSVAALRAGQQVSYTALGLAAPMSVDLAEVTAWRDGMLIFHDTPLGNVVTEINRYRPGKVMVTNAELEHRLVNGRFRIDNVDDILNMFQQIFGAKARHLPGGIVLLS from the coding sequence ATGACACGTAGCGACGAACCGTCGGAGGAGCTGACCGCGATCGAGAGCGAGGCGCTTGCACGCGTCCAGCGGCTTGGTTCGGGTCAGGCTACCCGGCGGGACATCGAGGACACCAGGCACTGGGGAAGCCGGAGCAGCGCTCATTCGGAGGCGCTGGCTCAGGCCAGCCTGCTGTGGGATCAGCTCGGCCCGGCCGGCGCCAACCTATTGAAGCGGCGTGGCGATTCCGTACTGGCGGACGTCCGGCGGCAGCCGCGCATGACGCGGCGGGCGATGCTCGGAGGCGCGCTTGCGACGTCGGCCGCCGCATATCTCGTGGTGTCGCCGCCGCTGCAACTGTGGCCATCGCTGCAGGACGTGATGGCGGATTATCGCACCGCCGCCGGCGAGCAGCGCAAGCTCACGATCGATGGCGGGATCAAGATGACGCTGAACACCGGCACCAGCGTCAATGTCCAGCCGGGCGATGCCAACCTCGATCGCATCGAGATCCTGACCGGGGAAGCCGTGATCGCTGCGTCGTCCGCGAGCCGCGAGGTGCGCGTGGTTGCCGGCGATGGCGAGATGAGGGCGCGTCAGGCCCAGTTCAACGTCCGTCATGAGCAGCGCAGCACCTGCGTGACGTGTCTCGATGGCGAGGTGCAGGTCACTCGCCACGGCTCCGTCGCGGCGCTGCGCGCGGGGCAGCAGGTCAGCTATACAGCGCTTGGTCTCGCCGCGCCCATGTCGGTCGATCTCGCCGAGGTGACAGCCTGGCGCGACGGAATGCTGATCTTTCATGACACTCCGCTGGGCAATGTCGTGACGGAGATCAATCGTTACCGGCCGGGCAAGGTCATGGTGACGAACGCGGAATTGGAACACCGTCTCGTCAACGGCCGGTTCCGCATCGACAATGTCGACGACATCCTCAACATGTTCCAGCAGATTTTCGGCGCGAAGGCGCGACACCTGCCCGGCGGCATCGTGCTGCTGAGCTGA
- a CDS encoding RNA polymerase sigma factor, translated as MTETTWTTLRQVLVERYDELRRRLARRLGDERARETLHETWLHLRDKNGPGVVDSPIGYLLRSALNLAISRERQETRRIKRFEVQPMLEIVDAAPGPEREVESRAQIAYLEQVLEELTPRRRTILLASRLDGTPLREIAEHLGVSQRLVELELKAALEHCAKRFNKKVTRRFGPAPRETS; from the coding sequence ATGACGGAGACCACTTGGACGACGCTTCGGCAGGTGCTCGTCGAGCGCTACGACGAGCTTCGGCGCCGCCTCGCGCGTCGCCTCGGCGACGAGCGGGCGCGCGAGACCCTGCACGAGACCTGGCTGCATCTTCGCGACAAGAACGGTCCGGGCGTGGTGGACAGCCCGATCGGCTATCTGCTGCGCAGCGCGCTCAATCTTGCGATCAGCCGGGAGCGCCAGGAGACGCGCCGGATCAAGCGGTTCGAGGTGCAGCCGATGCTCGAGATCGTCGACGCGGCGCCCGGGCCGGAACGCGAGGTCGAGTCGCGGGCACAGATTGCGTACCTGGAGCAGGTGCTCGAGGAACTCACGCCGCGCCGCCGGACGATCCTGCTCGCATCGCGCCTGGACGGTACCCCGCTCCGGGAAATCGCCGAGCATCTCGGGGTCTCCCAGCGCTTGGTGGAGCTTGAGTTGAAAGCCGCGCTCGAGCATTGCGCCAAGCGGTTTAATAAAAAGGTCACAAGACGTTTCGGTCCGGCACCACGGGAAACGTCCTGA
- a CDS encoding STN domain-containing protein has translation MGRKIGLRSKHDRMWQRFLGLVIGTLVAGNIQTVTMAASLESVRTPAAVDFDIGSQPLVSALDAYSAATGRQVVYDATLAAGRRARAVKGSMTPDMALQLLLEGTGLVAVYAAANAFTIVPATAPPQTASIRGFMPYLASVQSSIEEAFCASALTAPGGYRIKFKFWIGHAGEVLQPQLLGSTDDSARDQAITAMLRAVVIGRPPPPDMPQPVVMAVSPRPPSETGDCAARDPRRPGLVSR, from the coding sequence ATGGGTCGGAAGATCGGGCTGCGCTCGAAGCATGATCGGATGTGGCAGCGCTTTCTTGGCCTGGTCATAGGCACTCTCGTTGCCGGGAATATTCAGACGGTAACGATGGCCGCGAGCCTTGAATCAGTTCGGACACCGGCAGCGGTCGATTTCGATATTGGCAGCCAACCGCTTGTCTCCGCGCTCGACGCCTACAGCGCGGCCACGGGGCGTCAGGTCGTCTACGACGCCACCCTGGCCGCGGGCCGCCGCGCACGGGCCGTCAAGGGATCGATGACGCCCGACATGGCGTTGCAGCTTCTGCTCGAAGGCACCGGTCTGGTTGCGGTCTATGCCGCGGCGAACGCCTTCACGATCGTGCCGGCGACGGCTCCGCCGCAAACGGCGTCGATCCGCGGTTTCATGCCGTATCTTGCTTCCGTCCAGAGCAGCATCGAGGAGGCATTCTGCGCCTCCGCGCTGACCGCGCCGGGTGGCTATCGGATCAAGTTCAAATTCTGGATCGGGCATGCGGGCGAGGTACTGCAGCCCCAGCTGCTCGGTTCGACCGATGACAGCGCGCGCGATCAGGCGATCACCGCTATGTTGCGTGCCGTCGTGATCGGCCGGCCGCCGCCACCGGATATGCCGCAACCCGTCGTGATGGCGGTTTCGCCGCGGCCGCCGTCCGAGACCGGCGACTGCGCTGCGCGGGATCCTAGGCGCCCGGGACTGGTCTCGCGATGA
- a CDS encoding IS110 family transposase, protein MDAIYVGIDVSKDRLDVHVRPGGEAFAVARDGKGLEELVARLQAISPALIAVEATGGFETIVAAALAGAQLPLVVVNPAQIRHFAQAVGQRAKTDPIDAAVIARFVEAVKPEPRAMPDQEARLLAELVSRRRQIIEMIVAERQREKRAENVRVRKSLARHIKVLEKELPEIDNDIDTLVRGSPVWRAKEELLVSFPGVSNTLARTFLAEVPELGTLNRRQIASLAGLAPFTRQSGRWKGKSMIGGGRAKLRAGLYMAALSASRYHPQLKVFYRRLVTAGKPKMVALIAVARKVLTTLNAMLRDQKPWQPA, encoded by the coding sequence ATGGACGCGATCTACGTTGGCATTGATGTGTCGAAGGACCGGTTGGACGTGCATGTTCGTCCGGGCGGGGAAGCCTTTGCCGTGGCGCGTGACGGCAAGGGCCTGGAAGAGCTTGTTGCGCGCCTGCAGGCGATCTCGCCGGCGCTGATTGCGGTAGAGGCAACCGGCGGCTTCGAGACGATCGTTGCGGCTGCGCTGGCCGGCGCCCAGCTGCCGCTGGTGGTGGTCAATCCGGCGCAGATTCGGCACTTCGCGCAGGCGGTTGGCCAGCGCGCCAAGACCGACCCGATCGATGCGGCGGTGATCGCGCGGTTCGTCGAGGCGGTGAAGCCGGAGCCGCGCGCCATGCCGGACCAGGAAGCCCGGCTGCTGGCCGAACTGGTCAGCCGCCGACGGCAGATCATCGAGATGATCGTTGCCGAGCGTCAGCGCGAGAAGCGGGCGGAGAACGTCCGTGTTCGCAAGAGCCTTGCCCGCCACATCAAGGTCCTCGAGAAGGAGCTGCCGGAGATCGACAACGACATCGATACATTGGTGCGCGGCTCGCCAGTCTGGCGGGCCAAGGAGGAGTTGCTGGTCAGCTTTCCGGGCGTGAGCAACACCCTCGCACGGACCTTCCTCGCCGAGGTGCCGGAGCTCGGCACGCTCAATCGGCGCCAGATTGCGAGCCTCGCCGGCCTTGCCCCGTTCACCCGCCAGTCCGGCCGCTGGAAGGGCAAGAGCATGATCGGCGGTGGAAGAGCCAAGCTGCGCGCCGGGCTCTACATGGCCGCGCTGTCGGCCAGCCGATACCATCCGCAGCTCAAGGTCTTCTACCGACGCCTGGTGACCGCTGGAAAGCCCAAGATGGTCGCCCTCATCGCCGTGGCGCGCAAAGTCCTCACAACCCTCAACGCCATGCTCAGGGACCAAAAACCATGGCAACCCGCTTGA
- a CDS encoding amidohydrolase family protein: protein MGGLVISGGRVVDPASGMDAVGDVAVVDGKIAAVGTGLGGAEGQIDATGLVVAPGFIDLHAHGQTIPADRMQAFDGVTTSLDLEAGVLPVASWYKRQAEKGRVLNYGAAANWAFARIGAMTGSNAESSLESFGAAMRDRRWIENVATEGEVGGILARLANGLNEGGIGIGILNAYAPGAGVQELTAVCQLAADHAVPTFTHVAYMSRIDPESAAEAYIRLIGYAGATGAHMHICHFNSSSKTDIERCVALIAKAQAQGLPITVEAYPYGTGSTVLAATFFSDPKFEERNGLGYDSVQRVTDGHRFGSREELLAAQAAEPSTLVLWHVLDIENNARHRDLLDMAVLYPGGAIASDAMPWTLSDGRPYTGDAWPLPDDATSHPRSAGCFTRFIREWVRERRKVSLLEGIRKCALIPAEILSASTPAMRAKGRLQAGADADVVVFDFETLSDRATFSAMNRPAEGVRHLVVSGQPLITDGVLDVAARPGRPVRRPVIGG from the coding sequence ATGGGTGGTTTGGTGATCAGCGGCGGCCGGGTGGTGGATCCGGCCAGCGGGATGGACGCGGTTGGCGACGTCGCTGTCGTCGACGGCAAGATCGCCGCAGTCGGCACCGGGCTCGGCGGCGCCGAGGGCCAGATCGACGCCACCGGCCTCGTGGTGGCGCCGGGCTTCATCGACCTGCACGCGCATGGCCAGACCATTCCGGCCGATCGCATGCAGGCGTTCGACGGGGTGACGACCTCGCTCGACCTCGAGGCCGGCGTGCTGCCGGTTGCATCCTGGTACAAGCGTCAGGCCGAGAAGGGGCGTGTGCTGAACTACGGCGCCGCGGCCAACTGGGCGTTCGCGCGGATCGGCGCAATGACCGGCTCGAATGCGGAAAGCTCGCTGGAATCATTCGGCGCAGCGATGCGCGATCGCCGCTGGATCGAGAACGTGGCGACCGAAGGCGAGGTCGGCGGCATCCTCGCGCGCCTGGCCAACGGATTGAACGAGGGGGGCATCGGCATCGGCATTCTCAACGCTTACGCGCCGGGCGCCGGCGTGCAGGAACTGACCGCGGTGTGCCAGCTTGCGGCTGATCACGCGGTGCCGACCTTCACCCACGTCGCCTACATGTCGCGGATCGATCCCGAGAGCGCGGCCGAGGCCTATATCCGTCTGATCGGCTATGCCGGCGCCACCGGCGCGCACATGCACATCTGCCATTTCAACTCGTCGAGCAAGACCGATATCGAACGCTGTGTTGCGCTGATCGCGAAGGCGCAGGCGCAGGGCCTGCCGATCACGGTGGAGGCCTATCCGTACGGCACCGGCTCGACCGTGCTGGCGGCGACCTTCTTCAGCGATCCCAAATTCGAGGAGCGCAACGGCCTCGGCTATGATTCGGTGCAGCGCGTGACCGACGGTCATCGCTTCGGCAGCCGCGAGGAGCTGCTGGCGGCGCAGGCCGCGGAGCCCTCGACGCTGGTGCTGTGGCATGTGCTCGATATCGAGAACAACGCGCGCCATCGCGATCTGCTCGACATGGCGGTGCTGTATCCGGGCGGCGCGATCGCGTCCGACGCGATGCCATGGACGCTGTCGGACGGTCGCCCCTACACCGGCGATGCGTGGCCGCTGCCTGATGATGCCACCTCGCATCCGCGTTCGGCCGGATGCTTCACCCGCTTCATCCGCGAATGGGTGCGCGAGCGGAGGAAGGTGTCGCTGCTCGAGGGTATCCGCAAATGCGCGCTGATCCCGGCGGAAATTCTGTCGGCGAGCACGCCGGCGATGCGGGCCAAGGGCAGGCTGCAAGCGGGTGCCGACGCCGACGTCGTGGTGTTCGACTTCGAGACGCTGAGCGACCGCGCGACCTTCTCCGCGATGAACCGCCCGGCGGAAGGCGTGCGGCATCTCGTGGTCAGCGGTCAGCCGCTGATCACTGATGGCGTGCTCGACGTCGCGGCGCGTCCCGGCCGGCCGGTGCGCCGGCCGGTCATTGGAGGCTGA
- a CDS encoding PepSY domain-containing protein encodes MRNALIRRARRWLYVVHRWIGIATCILFAMWFISGLVMMYVAFPRLTDSERLAALPVIPWDKVQVGPDRAMAIAGAEQYPRDLRLSMMDDVPVYRVTGWKGAAVTISAIDGRVIDGITPDQALAVARHHPHAVRPQLLDTVTRDQWSVTARFDPLRPLYLIGLGDTDGTELYVSSRSGEIALDTTRRERIWNWLGSIPHWIYPTVLRKDGPLWRDVVLWISGVCLVVAVTGFWIGILRLRLTRRYADGAVSPYRGWLAWHHIAGLVGGIFVLTWMFSGWLSLNPGGAFSGRGLTREIAVGYSGHDTPDIAARLQSPPSVSTVEASFVWIGGRRLMVLDDRSGRRSLADPATGAPRTLTQDEIVAAARGAMPAAAMLSVRQLDEADAYWYTLHHARELPVLRVAFDDPVHTWLHISPVTAEILDRSDDSRRSYRWLFNALHSLDFPLLLRASPARDVVVWLLSAVGTIISISGIVLGWRRLRRRKVQPARGLRRC; translated from the coding sequence ATGCGCAACGCTCTGATCCGGCGAGCGCGGCGATGGCTTTATGTCGTCCATCGCTGGATCGGCATTGCGACGTGCATCCTGTTCGCGATGTGGTTCATCTCCGGCCTCGTCATGATGTACGTGGCGTTTCCGCGCCTCACCGACAGCGAGCGCCTTGCCGCGCTCCCTGTCATTCCGTGGGACAAGGTGCAGGTCGGCCCCGATCGCGCGATGGCGATCGCGGGTGCAGAGCAGTATCCGCGCGATCTCCGGCTCTCGATGATGGACGATGTTCCGGTCTATCGCGTGACTGGCTGGAAGGGAGCCGCCGTCACCATTTCTGCAATCGACGGCCGCGTGATCGACGGCATCACGCCGGATCAGGCCCTTGCTGTTGCCCGGCATCATCCGCATGCGGTGCGGCCGCAATTGCTCGATACCGTGACGCGCGACCAATGGTCGGTCACCGCGCGCTTTGATCCGCTGCGGCCGCTCTATCTGATCGGCCTCGGCGATACTGACGGCACTGAGCTTTACGTCTCCTCGCGCAGCGGCGAGATCGCGCTCGACACCACACGGCGGGAGCGCATCTGGAACTGGCTCGGCTCGATCCCGCACTGGATCTATCCGACGGTGCTGCGCAAGGACGGCCCGCTGTGGCGGGACGTGGTGCTGTGGATCTCGGGCGTGTGCCTGGTCGTCGCGGTCACCGGCTTCTGGATCGGCATCCTCCGCCTGCGGCTGACCCGCCGTTACGCTGATGGCGCGGTCTCGCCCTATCGCGGCTGGTTGGCCTGGCATCATATCGCGGGCCTCGTCGGCGGCATCTTCGTCCTCACCTGGATGTTCAGCGGCTGGCTGTCGCTCAATCCCGGCGGCGCGTTCTCCGGTCGCGGCCTCACGCGCGAGATCGCGGTCGGCTACAGCGGCCACGACACGCCCGATATCGCCGCCCGCTTACAGTCGCCGCCGTCGGTATCGACAGTGGAGGCGAGCTTCGTCTGGATCGGCGGACGCCGACTGATGGTGCTCGACGATCGTAGCGGGCGTCGCAGCCTAGCCGATCCCGCAACCGGCGCGCCTCGGACGCTCACGCAGGACGAGATCGTCGCGGCTGCCCGCGGCGCGATGCCCGCCGCTGCGATGCTATCAGTGCGCCAGCTCGATGAAGCGGACGCCTATTGGTACACGTTGCACCATGCGCGCGAGCTTCCCGTTTTGCGGGTCGCGTTCGACGATCCCGTCCACACCTGGCTGCACATCTCCCCCGTCACCGCCGAGATCCTCGACCGCAGCGACGACAGCCGCCGGTCCTATCGCTGGCTGTTCAACGCGCTGCACAGCCTGGACTTCCCGCTGCTGCTGCGCGCCTCACCGGCGCGCGACGTCGTGGTCTGGCTGCTGTCGGCGGTCGGCACGATTATCTCGATCAGCGGTATCGTGCTCGGTTGGCGCCGGCTGCGGCGGCGCAAGGTGCAGCCAGCGCGAGGTCTCCGTCGCTGTTAG